Proteins encoded in a region of the Pseudomonas putida genome:
- a CDS encoding branched-chain amino acid ABC transporter substrate-binding protein, with product MKKIFKASTALPAAISMALSMTAVADIKIGVGAPLTGPNAAFGEQIWRGAEQAAKDINAKGGVNGQQIVLVKGDDACEPKQAVAAANQMVDSAKVVAVIGHYCSSSTIPASEIYDEAQIVTITPASSAPSITERGLVGVFRMAGRDDQQGQVAADYIAKNLKAKTVAVIHDKDTFGQGVADTTKASLKAEGVETVLYEGLTRGEKDFNAVVTKIRSSKADAVYFGGCHPEAGPLVRQMREQGVTIPFVTTDCTVTDQLVTTAGGKKYTDGVLMTFYPDPRNLDSGKAVVKEFRDAGYEPESYTLFSYASLQALAAAFSATGGTDGNKASEWLKSHSVDTVLGNKSWNAKGDLKESPYVMYKWDADGKFGQL from the coding sequence ATGAAAAAGATCTTCAAGGCATCAACCGCCCTTCCCGCCGCCATTTCCATGGCCCTCTCCATGACCGCCGTGGCCGACATCAAAATTGGTGTCGGCGCGCCATTGACTGGGCCAAACGCGGCCTTCGGTGAACAAATCTGGCGCGGCGCGGAACAAGCTGCCAAGGACATCAACGCTAAAGGCGGAGTCAATGGTCAGCAGATTGTCCTGGTTAAAGGGGATGATGCGTGCGAACCCAAACAAGCTGTCGCCGCAGCCAACCAGATGGTGGACAGCGCCAAAGTCGTCGCGGTAATCGGCCACTACTGCTCCTCCTCCACGATTCCTGCCTCTGAAATCTATGACGAAGCCCAGATCGTCACTATTACTCCCGCCTCCTCGGCACCTAGCATCACTGAACGCGGATTGGTTGGCGTATTCCGCATGGCCGGTCGCGACGATCAGCAAGGACAGGTAGCAGCTGACTACATCGCCAAGAATCTAAAGGCGAAAACCGTCGCCGTAATTCACGACAAAGACACTTTCGGTCAAGGCGTAGCAGACACCACGAAGGCCTCGCTGAAGGCCGAAGGTGTGGAGACTGTGTTGTATGAAGGCCTGACTCGCGGGGAGAAGGACTTCAACGCCGTAGTCACCAAGATTCGCTCCTCGAAAGCCGACGCGGTGTACTTCGGCGGGTGCCACCCAGAAGCTGGCCCGCTGGTACGCCAGATGCGCGAACAAGGTGTCACCATCCCCTTCGTGACCACCGACTGCACCGTTACCGACCAGCTCGTCACAACTGCTGGGGGCAAGAAATACACTGACGGCGTGCTCATGACCTTCTACCCGGATCCACGCAACCTGGATTCCGGCAAGGCCGTGGTCAAGGAATTCCGGGATGCTGGGTATGAGCCTGAGAGCTACACCCTCTTCTCTTACGCCTCTCTTCAAGCGCTGGCCGCAGCGTTCAGTGCAACTGGCGGCACCGATGGAAACAAGGCGAGTGAATGGCTGAAATCCCACTCGGTCGACACTGTCCTCGGTAACAAAAGCTGGAACGCCAAAGGTGATCTCAAAGAGTCCCCGTACGTGATGTACAAATGGGACGCAGACGGGAAATTCGGTCAGCTCTGA
- a CDS encoding GTP-binding protein, translating to MIPPSRGIDFFILTGPLGSGKTTLLEQLLHQEESGSGTAVIVNEAGVVNIDGAVLVESANGLVIETLSNGCVCCSLGNDLVSTVQDLIETRARMDLPPFDHIILECSGLSMPGEVVRSLAGLAHLQMAVSIICAYDCTHPPLGGTQLSAAAAQLSAAQTVVLTKIDEVDQKMVSDARSKVEYINPFATIVEELSQSVRSEKAFAAASHRPLDEPLPQRKLMLATAHPRIHVYQARLSEPDPGDAIDWLENITGCLGEKLLRCKALISTPERDLLMQTVGTAFSAPRLLRRQPEGNSVAIFITLDCNLDDLTQIPCAFSVSWLEEAR from the coding sequence ATGATCCCTCCGTCACGAGGTATCGACTTCTTTATTTTGACCGGCCCATTGGGTAGCGGCAAAACGACCTTGCTAGAGCAGCTCCTCCATCAGGAGGAGTCAGGCAGCGGCACTGCAGTCATCGTCAACGAAGCCGGCGTCGTCAATATTGACGGCGCTGTACTCGTTGAGTCAGCAAATGGCTTGGTCATCGAAACGCTCAGCAATGGGTGCGTATGCTGCAGCCTTGGAAACGATCTGGTTTCGACCGTGCAAGACCTGATCGAAACCAGGGCCAGGATGGATCTCCCGCCGTTTGATCACATCATCCTTGAGTGCAGCGGTCTATCCATGCCTGGCGAGGTGGTGAGATCACTGGCGGGCCTGGCACACCTACAAATGGCCGTCTCAATAATATGCGCATACGACTGCACCCATCCGCCACTCGGAGGGACGCAGCTTTCTGCTGCGGCTGCACAGTTGAGTGCAGCCCAAACCGTAGTGCTCACCAAGATTGATGAGGTCGATCAAAAGATGGTGAGCGATGCCCGGTCGAAGGTGGAGTACATCAATCCCTTCGCAACGATCGTCGAGGAGTTATCGCAGTCGGTGCGGAGCGAGAAAGCATTTGCAGCCGCATCGCATCGCCCCCTGGATGAGCCACTCCCCCAACGCAAGTTGATGCTCGCCACGGCTCATCCGCGAATCCATGTCTACCAGGCACGGCTCAGCGAACCAGATCCGGGTGACGCTATCGATTGGCTGGAGAACATCACAGGCTGCCTGGGCGAAAAACTCCTCAGGTGCAAAGCTTTGATATCAACGCCAGAACGCGATCTGCTGATGCAAACGGTCGGCACCGCGTTCTCTGCACCTCGCTTGCTGCGCCGGCAGCCCGAAGGAAACTCCGTGGCGATCTTCATCACCCTGGATTGCAACCTGGACGACCTTACGCAGATCCCCTGCGCATTCAGCGTCAGCTGGTTAGAAGAAGCGCGATAA
- a CDS encoding amidohydrolase family protein, which yields MSRDQLQQHRRTVELVIIKIIGGNVKTSSATPIEVGEEMVAGFAKKGLGQVKPATRSERGFGPFNRLVLRGITVIDGTGAPPWGPADIVVENGLITEIAAVGVPGLPINPERRPAKGVHEIDCHGKFATPGFIDCHAHIGTPFHAESGEMLPADYVYKLWLAHGVTSVREAGCMNGLAWTCEQQKSAAEYAIDAPNLYPYVYFPAVNDYLKVIYNPEQGREWLRQVRDKGACGVKFFGSPPAIMEAALDECKKLGLKTCCHHAQLSVGRMNALKTAKWGLTSTEHSYGLPEALMEGSTLQFIDDDYNYNDEYIRFATAGRTFLQATKPGSQKWNEVLEAFLEVGHTFVPTMNVYDSNRDVMRARRADWHDAYTDSTSWNYFQPQRGGHGAYFFRWSTKNELEWKESFRIWMQFLNEYKNRGGRVCPGSDSGFMFQVYGFGYVRELELLQEAGFSPQEMLRAATLQGAELLGIEHKTGTLEVGKEADILIHNQNPMTDFKLLYGTGAVRLNDETNVAERKRCLEFTIKGGVVFDTEELLSDVRQMVGETWSDDQRPRA from the coding sequence GTGAGCCGCGATCAGCTCCAACAGCATCGGCGAACCGTCGAGTTGGTAATCATTAAAATAATAGGAGGCAATGTGAAGACGAGCTCTGCGACACCCATCGAGGTCGGCGAGGAGATGGTGGCAGGCTTCGCCAAGAAAGGCCTAGGCCAAGTCAAGCCTGCTACACGCAGCGAGCGCGGATTTGGGCCTTTCAATCGCCTGGTATTGCGCGGCATTACGGTCATCGACGGCACCGGAGCTCCGCCTTGGGGCCCTGCCGACATCGTTGTAGAAAACGGCCTCATTACCGAAATCGCCGCTGTCGGCGTCCCCGGCTTACCCATAAACCCCGAACGCCGCCCTGCCAAAGGCGTGCACGAAATTGACTGCCACGGCAAATTCGCCACGCCCGGCTTCATCGACTGCCACGCCCACATCGGCACACCATTCCACGCCGAGAGCGGAGAGATGCTGCCTGCCGACTACGTCTACAAGCTGTGGCTCGCTCATGGCGTCACCTCGGTCAGGGAAGCAGGCTGCATGAATGGCCTGGCCTGGACATGCGAGCAGCAGAAGTCGGCTGCTGAGTATGCAATCGATGCCCCCAACCTCTACCCATACGTCTACTTCCCGGCGGTCAACGACTACCTGAAGGTGATCTACAACCCGGAACAGGGGCGCGAGTGGCTTCGCCAGGTTCGAGATAAAGGTGCGTGTGGTGTGAAATTCTTTGGCTCTCCTCCCGCGATCATGGAGGCCGCCCTGGATGAATGTAAAAAACTCGGCCTCAAGACGTGCTGCCACCACGCTCAGCTGTCCGTTGGACGAATGAATGCGCTAAAAACCGCCAAGTGGGGCCTGACCAGCACCGAACACTCCTACGGCCTGCCTGAGGCGCTGATGGAAGGCAGCACGTTGCAGTTCATCGATGATGACTACAACTACAACGACGAATACATTCGTTTTGCTACTGCCGGTAGAACCTTCCTTCAGGCAACCAAGCCTGGCAGCCAGAAGTGGAATGAGGTTCTCGAAGCATTCCTGGAGGTGGGTCACACGTTCGTTCCCACCATGAACGTTTATGACAGCAACCGGGATGTGATGAGAGCCCGCCGCGCTGACTGGCATGATGCGTACACCGATAGCACCTCCTGGAACTACTTCCAGCCCCAGCGCGGTGGCCATGGCGCATACTTCTTCCGCTGGTCGACCAAAAACGAACTGGAATGGAAGGAAAGCTTCAGGATCTGGATGCAGTTCCTGAATGAGTACAAAAATCGCGGCGGACGCGTTTGCCCAGGAAGCGACTCCGGCTTCATGTTCCAAGTGTACGGCTTCGGCTACGTGCGAGAGCTTGAGCTTCTGCAAGAGGCAGGCTTCAGCCCACAAGAGATGCTGCGCGCAGCAACGTTGCAGGGCGCCGAATTACTCGGCATCGAGCACAAGACCGGCACACTTGAAGTCGGAAAGGAAGCGGATATCCTCATCCACAATCAAAACCCCATGACTGACTTCAAGCTGCTCTACGGTACCGGTGCTGTTCGACTTAACGATGAGACCAATGTCGCCGAACGTAAGCGCTGCCTTGAATTCACCATCAAAGGGGGTGTGGTATTCGATACGGAGGAGTTGCTCAGCGATGTTCGTCAGATGGTTGGCGAAACCTGGAGCGACGATCAAAGACCTCGCGCGTAG
- a CDS encoding MFS transporter, with protein MRRKAIIATVLGNGFEWFDFMVYGFFAIIIGKLFFPTGDDLTSLMLSAATFGVGFLVRPVGGVLIGIYSDRYGRKGALSLTIILMGVGTAMIGLAPTYEQAGLLAPCMIVFARLLQGISAGGEMGAATAYLTEQAPEGKKAYYSSWIQTSIGFAVLLGACFGTGITLGLSPEEVESWGWRIPFLFGILIGPIGYFIRRNLHESPVFEESSDLTETPLRDVLCDYPWQAIASFSMIVLWTVCIYVILFYMPTYSVKVLKLPQSASFIAAMVGGGVITFCSPITGWISDKIGRKYLLVGASAAMLLLAWPMFNMIASAPSLYTLCVFQAVFGVLIAVYTGPILAALSETFPAKVLSTGLSLAYNLAVMTFGGFASLILTWLISATGTVTAPAFYVMIAAAFSLMGVLLGYRQPGRR; from the coding sequence ATGCGGCGCAAGGCCATCATCGCCACTGTTCTAGGGAATGGATTCGAGTGGTTTGACTTCATGGTGTATGGTTTTTTTGCCATCATCATCGGCAAACTGTTTTTCCCTACCGGAGATGACTTGACGTCATTGATGCTCTCGGCGGCAACCTTTGGTGTGGGCTTCCTTGTCCGTCCCGTAGGTGGTGTTCTGATTGGTATCTACTCAGACCGCTACGGTCGCAAGGGTGCGCTGTCGCTCACCATCATTCTGATGGGTGTGGGTACCGCAATGATTGGCCTGGCGCCAACCTACGAGCAGGCGGGTCTGCTGGCTCCGTGCATGATTGTCTTTGCCCGTCTGCTACAAGGCATTTCTGCAGGTGGGGAAATGGGGGCTGCTACCGCCTACCTCACCGAGCAGGCGCCAGAGGGCAAGAAGGCTTACTACTCCAGCTGGATTCAAACCAGTATCGGCTTCGCTGTGCTGCTGGGTGCGTGCTTCGGTACCGGTATCACCTTGGGTCTGAGTCCTGAAGAGGTCGAGAGCTGGGGGTGGCGTATTCCTTTCCTGTTCGGCATCTTGATCGGCCCGATCGGCTACTTCATTCGTCGCAATCTGCATGAGTCGCCTGTGTTCGAGGAGTCCTCGGATCTGACCGAGACGCCATTGCGCGATGTGCTTTGTGATTATCCTTGGCAAGCAATTGCCAGCTTCTCCATGATCGTGCTGTGGACGGTGTGCATCTATGTGATTCTGTTCTACATGCCCACCTATTCGGTCAAGGTGCTCAAGCTTCCGCAATCGGCATCGTTCATTGCGGCAATGGTTGGGGGTGGGGTGATCACGTTCTGCTCGCCAATTACCGGGTGGATCTCGGACAAGATCGGCCGTAAGTACTTGTTGGTGGGGGCGTCCGCGGCGATGCTGCTGTTGGCCTGGCCTATGTTCAACATGATCGCTAGCGCTCCATCGCTGTACACGCTGTGCGTGTTCCAGGCTGTATTCGGTGTGCTGATTGCGGTCTATACCGGCCCGATCTTGGCTGCCCTGTCTGAAACGTTCCCGGCCAAGGTGCTTTCTACTGGCCTGTCGCTGGCCTACAACCTGGCGGTAATGACTTTCGGCGGATTCGCCTCGCTGATTCTGACTTGGCTGATCAGTGCGACGGGCACGGTTACTGCGCCGGCCTTCTATGTGATGATTGCTGCTGCGTTCAGTCTGATGGGTGTCCTGCTTGGCTACAGGCAGCCAGGTCGTCGCTGA
- a CDS encoding FAD-binding and (Fe-S)-binding domain-containing protein, with protein sequence MIETRLLQMTKNNPIPFDLNLLLNLRSKLEAQTSAEVRFDAATRAIYASEASNYRQLPIGIVIPRSVDDIVTTVRLCKEAGIPILPRGAGTSMCGQAVNAAVVIDASKYLHAIHEIDPARRLARVEPGVICDQLKGEAAKVGLTFGPDPATHSRCTLGGMIGNNSCGAHSVMAGKTVENIERLEILTYDGERFWVGPTDEVAYQEHMKAGGRRAEIVRALKELVDRNEEQIREGFPKLKRRVSGYNLDQLLPENGFNIARALVGVEGTCVTVLQAETILVKNPTHRVLVVLGYEEIYYAADSVPQLLPLNPIAMEGLDDGIIDGLKVRGMKLADIAELPAGNAWLMIEFGALSTEEAIAFAQKAVDIAPELPGRPSVRLVSDAGLMNRIWTIRETGASATSLGLDPNEPDPVVGWEDAAVEPEHLGKYLREFKSIVSSYGYKTNLYGHFGDGCIHSRITFDLKSQDGLDNWRAFLDEAAHLVVRYGGSLSGEHGDGQAKGEYLRIMYSDEIMNAFAEFKAIWDPLNKMNPGKLIHAMPVDANLRLGPDYERRDIPSQFTYDARLGDKGLARETERCIGMGKCRSLDGGTMCPSFRATREEKYSTRGRARLFFELLKGDVIEDAWQNEEVKDSLDLCLSCKGCKTDCPTNVNIARYKTEFLNRYYSEKRRPVMDAMIGRIGEWLPHATKLSPVLNYAMGNPLVRTAGTYFGLAREAKFPKIASKSFRSSATAKRILKNERASAGTEVLLWVDSFNNGFTPKVLEAGVTVLEALGFTVKLMKRHVCCGRPYYDVGMIDQAKSNLEQILDQLEPVLDEGLPVIVLEPSCLSVFRDEMPGLFPTDQRAKKLEKSIMTLSEFIKGRGLELPSIDEDVRIHGHCHQKSCGGMGESRASSRNWAVKGR encoded by the coding sequence ATGATCGAGACCAGGCTTCTCCAAATGACAAAAAATAATCCTATCCCGTTCGACCTTAACCTCTTGTTGAACCTGCGCTCCAAGCTTGAGGCTCAAACGTCGGCGGAGGTTCGATTCGATGCCGCCACTCGCGCAATCTACGCCTCTGAAGCTTCGAACTATCGTCAATTACCCATTGGGATCGTGATTCCCAGGAGCGTCGACGATATCGTGACCACGGTGCGCCTCTGCAAGGAGGCTGGCATTCCGATCCTGCCGCGAGGCGCTGGTACCTCCATGTGCGGCCAGGCTGTGAACGCAGCGGTCGTGATCGATGCTTCCAAATACCTGCATGCCATTCATGAAATCGACCCAGCAAGGCGTCTGGCCAGGGTTGAGCCAGGTGTGATTTGCGACCAGTTGAAGGGTGAGGCTGCGAAGGTAGGGCTGACTTTTGGCCCTGATCCGGCTACCCATAGCCGTTGCACGTTGGGTGGGATGATTGGCAACAATTCCTGCGGTGCACACTCGGTCATGGCGGGCAAAACGGTCGAGAACATCGAGCGCCTGGAAATCCTAACCTATGACGGCGAGCGGTTCTGGGTGGGCCCTACTGATGAGGTGGCTTACCAAGAACACATGAAGGCCGGTGGTCGTCGCGCGGAAATCGTACGCGCGCTCAAAGAGCTGGTTGATCGTAACGAAGAGCAGATTCGTGAAGGTTTCCCAAAGCTCAAACGTCGCGTCTCCGGTTACAACCTTGATCAGTTACTGCCTGAAAACGGTTTCAACATTGCTCGTGCGCTGGTGGGTGTAGAAGGCACCTGTGTCACCGTCCTGCAGGCCGAAACGATCCTGGTGAAAAACCCAACGCATCGCGTGTTGGTAGTGCTGGGTTACGAAGAAATCTACTACGCCGCGGACTCGGTACCTCAGCTGCTGCCCCTCAATCCTATCGCGATGGAAGGATTGGATGACGGCATCATTGATGGCCTCAAAGTCCGCGGAATGAAGCTCGCTGATATTGCAGAGCTGCCAGCTGGCAACGCATGGTTGATGATCGAGTTTGGTGCCCTGTCGACTGAGGAGGCGATTGCATTCGCGCAGAAGGCTGTCGACATTGCGCCGGAGTTGCCGGGGCGCCCAAGTGTGCGGCTGGTCAGTGATGCGGGGTTGATGAATCGAATCTGGACTATTCGTGAGACGGGCGCGTCGGCGACATCTCTCGGCCTGGATCCGAATGAGCCTGATCCTGTTGTAGGTTGGGAAGACGCCGCGGTGGAGCCCGAGCACCTCGGCAAATACCTTCGCGAATTCAAGTCCATCGTCAGTAGCTATGGCTACAAGACGAACCTTTATGGCCACTTCGGTGACGGCTGCATCCACTCGCGCATCACCTTTGACCTCAAGTCGCAGGATGGCCTGGATAACTGGCGCGCCTTCCTGGATGAGGCTGCTCACCTGGTTGTGCGCTACGGCGGTTCGCTTTCCGGTGAGCATGGTGATGGCCAGGCGAAGGGCGAATACCTGCGCATCATGTACTCCGACGAGATCATGAATGCCTTTGCCGAATTCAAGGCTATCTGGGATCCGCTGAACAAGATGAACCCAGGTAAGCTCATCCACGCTATGCCTGTGGATGCCAACCTGCGATTGGGCCCGGACTATGAGCGCCGTGATATCCCGAGCCAATTCACCTACGACGCCCGTTTAGGTGACAAGGGTCTCGCCCGTGAGACCGAGCGCTGCATCGGGATGGGCAAGTGCCGTTCGCTGGATGGTGGCACGATGTGCCCAAGCTTCAGGGCTACGCGAGAAGAGAAGTACTCCACCCGCGGTCGTGCCCGGTTGTTCTTCGAGCTGCTGAAGGGTGATGTCATCGAGGATGCGTGGCAGAACGAGGAGGTCAAAGACTCCCTTGATCTGTGTTTGAGCTGCAAAGGCTGCAAGACCGATTGCCCAACCAACGTGAACATTGCCAGGTACAAAACGGAGTTCCTCAATCGCTACTACAGCGAGAAGCGTCGTCCGGTGATGGACGCCATGATTGGGCGTATCGGCGAATGGTTGCCTCATGCAACCAAGCTTTCGCCCGTGCTCAATTACGCCATGGGTAATCCCCTGGTGCGTACGGCTGGCACTTACTTCGGTCTGGCGCGTGAAGCCAAGTTCCCGAAGATTGCCTCCAAGAGCTTCCGCAGCAGCGCCACGGCCAAGCGCATCCTGAAGAATGAAAGGGCAAGCGCTGGCACCGAGGTGCTGTTGTGGGTCGACAGCTTCAACAATGGATTCACACCCAAGGTGCTTGAGGCCGGCGTAACGGTTCTCGAAGCGCTGGGCTTTACCGTGAAATTGATGAAGCGCCACGTGTGCTGCGGTCGGCCTTACTACGACGTCGGGATGATTGATCAGGCCAAGTCCAACCTCGAGCAGATTCTTGATCAGCTGGAACCGGTACTTGACGAGGGCCTTCCGGTCATCGTGCTTGAGCCGAGTTGTTTGTCGGTGTTCCGAGATGAGATGCCGGGCCTGTTCCCAACGGATCAGCGCGCCAAGAAGCTTGAGAAATCGATCATGACCTTGAGTGAGTTCATCAAGGGGCGTGGGCTTGAGTTGCCTTCGATTGATGAGGACGTTCGCATTCATGGCCACTGCCACCAGAAATCGTGTGGCGGCATGGGGGAGAGCAGGGCGTCCTCGAGAAACTGGGCGGTAAAGGGCAGGTGA
- a CDS encoding PucR family transcriptional regulator ligand-binding domain-containing protein, translating to MKLDAAIENTVLREATVVAGEAAMDREITWVHIVDHPEITNWLKPGELLLTTGYNWPVDDEECRVMVRRLSEIGLAGVVLAVPHFREHFTQAAIDEANRCHLPLLELPWEIQFSEIMHDVLARIINIQAETIRRSDHIHRTLTEAALEGNNLEGLAKALYSALDKNATVVSVDGTVLGASDSGIDEAVERALVKKITELESLSDFFDSNAPKVVTEGVERPRLGGAIRLRGEVMGVVWLHSEQADFEELDSRALEHAAVIAALHLTYQRQLSDQETRLGYAFVAGLLEGKFSATPSAIERAQASGWGRTETTAFAWCC from the coding sequence ATGAAGCTCGATGCAGCGATAGAAAACACAGTGTTACGCGAGGCTACGGTGGTGGCAGGTGAAGCCGCCATGGATCGCGAAATCACATGGGTTCACATCGTCGATCACCCTGAGATCACCAATTGGTTGAAGCCCGGCGAGCTTCTGTTGACTACGGGCTACAACTGGCCGGTTGATGACGAGGAATGCCGGGTTATGGTGCGCCGGCTGAGCGAAATCGGTTTGGCTGGTGTAGTGCTTGCCGTGCCGCATTTTCGAGAGCACTTCACTCAGGCTGCTATCGATGAAGCGAACCGGTGTCACCTGCCATTGCTCGAGTTGCCGTGGGAGATTCAGTTCAGCGAAATCATGCATGACGTGTTGGCTCGGATTATCAACATTCAGGCCGAGACGATCCGTCGTTCAGATCACATTCATCGTACCTTGACTGAGGCTGCTCTGGAGGGAAACAACCTTGAGGGGCTGGCGAAGGCCTTGTATTCGGCTCTCGACAAGAATGCAACAGTGGTATCGGTAGATGGCACCGTTTTAGGGGCCTCAGATTCTGGAATTGATGAGGCAGTCGAGCGGGCGCTTGTCAAAAAGATCACAGAGCTTGAGTCGCTTTCGGATTTCTTTGACTCCAACGCGCCAAAAGTTGTGACTGAAGGGGTGGAGCGTCCGAGGTTGGGGGGCGCCATCAGGCTTCGCGGCGAGGTGATGGGTGTCGTCTGGTTGCACAGTGAGCAGGCTGACTTTGAGGAGTTGGATTCGCGTGCGCTCGAGCATGCAGCAGTCATCGCGGCTTTGCACCTCACGTACCAACGACAGTTGTCTGATCAGGAGACTCGACTGGGTTATGCCTTCGTGGCAGGCCTGCTGGAGGGGAAGTTTTCGGCCACACCGAGCGCGATTGAGCGCGCGCAAGCGTCCGGGTGGGGGAGAACCGAAACTACCGCGTTTGCCTGGTGCTGTTGA
- a CDS encoding PucR family transcriptional regulator, with protein MNEPIPLSVEGFNRRTKIADRIAQTMQGMGIAPLMSVSLNQVSFLLPSENSPDAIWRSVRTEGSAMAVSRVHQGVTGMAQGAEDVLALLPLLKPGKLHDFDEVLFPRALMGDSDARRLLIEKLIEPLGNPKRGNALIDTVLTLAREGFQLLNTAKALDIHISTLRYRVERIESMLGISLDNPDDKFKLQVAAQMYVLAADDK; from the coding sequence TTGAATGAACCTATCCCCCTGTCGGTGGAGGGATTTAATCGGCGTACCAAGATTGCTGACCGGATCGCTCAGACGATGCAGGGCATGGGTATTGCTCCACTCATGTCTGTCTCGCTCAATCAGGTGAGTTTCCTGCTTCCATCAGAAAACTCACCTGACGCTATTTGGAGGTCGGTACGAACCGAAGGCAGTGCCATGGCGGTCAGTCGCGTGCATCAGGGTGTCACTGGAATGGCTCAAGGGGCGGAGGACGTATTGGCACTCCTGCCACTGCTCAAGCCCGGCAAGCTGCATGATTTTGACGAGGTGCTGTTCCCAAGAGCGCTCATGGGGGATTCCGATGCCAGGCGCTTGTTGATAGAGAAGCTCATTGAGCCGCTGGGTAACCCCAAGCGTGGCAATGCCTTGATTGACACTGTGCTGACGCTGGCCCGGGAGGGCTTCCAACTCCTCAACACTGCCAAGGCGCTTGATATCCACATCAGTACGCTGCGGTATCGGGTTGAGCGCATTGAGTCGATGCTGGGCATCTCGTTGGACAATCCGGACGATAAGTTCAAGTTGCAGGTGGCTGCACAGATGTATGTGTTGGCCGCCGACGATAAATAA
- the gabP gene encoding GABA permease yields MSHTPPPARSANAEGSNLAPGLKQRHVTMLSIAGVIGAGLFVGSGHAIAAAGPAVLLSYLAAGTLVVLVMRMLGEMAVASPDTGSFSTYANRAIGQWAGFSIGWLYWWFWVLVIPLEAIAAAAILNTWFPGIETWAFALAITALLTLSNLFSVAKYGEFEFWFALSKVVAIMAFIVLAAVALVGGLPGREVEGFIATMNANGGFAPNGYGPVLGALLTTMFSFMGTEIVTIAAAESKNPAQQIARATNSVIWRIGIFYIVSIFMVVSIVPWNDAQLSVVGSYQRALELLQIPYAKLIVDIVVLVAVASCLNSAIYTASRMLFSLAKRGDAPQGLKITTVSNVPRKAVLASTAIGFLTTAINYFAPESVFAFLLATSGAVALLVYLVIAVSQLRMRKQLIASGHELGFKMWLYPWLTWLVIIFITGALALMLTLPKHTGEVASTAVLALVIVATGIYTKRRSKPVSWSRDAVATER; encoded by the coding sequence ATGTCCCATACACCCCCTCCAGCCCGCTCAGCCAATGCTGAAGGCTCAAACCTTGCCCCTGGGTTAAAGCAGCGCCATGTCACCATGCTCTCGATTGCGGGTGTAATCGGTGCAGGCTTGTTTGTTGGCTCCGGTCACGCGATCGCTGCAGCCGGCCCAGCAGTGCTTCTTTCCTACCTCGCTGCTGGCACACTCGTGGTGCTGGTCATGCGCATGCTTGGTGAAATGGCCGTCGCATCACCCGATACCGGCTCATTCTCGACCTATGCCAACAGGGCTATTGGTCAGTGGGCTGGCTTTTCCATTGGTTGGCTTTACTGGTGGTTCTGGGTGCTTGTGATTCCGCTTGAGGCTATTGCGGCTGCGGCAATCCTAAATACCTGGTTCCCAGGCATTGAAACGTGGGCGTTCGCTTTAGCCATCACGGCCTTGCTGACCTTGTCCAACCTGTTCAGTGTCGCCAAGTACGGTGAGTTTGAGTTCTGGTTCGCGCTATCGAAGGTGGTCGCGATCATGGCCTTCATCGTGTTGGCTGCCGTCGCTCTGGTTGGAGGTCTCCCAGGTCGCGAAGTGGAAGGATTCATCGCTACGATGAATGCCAACGGTGGTTTCGCACCCAATGGATACGGCCCGGTTCTGGGCGCACTGCTTACTACGATGTTCAGCTTCATGGGTACTGAGATTGTCACCATTGCCGCAGCAGAGTCCAAAAATCCTGCTCAGCAGATCGCGCGGGCGACCAACTCGGTGATCTGGCGGATCGGTATCTTCTACATCGTCTCCATCTTCATGGTGGTGTCTATCGTGCCTTGGAACGATGCACAGTTGTCAGTAGTAGGCTCCTACCAGCGTGCCCTCGAACTTCTGCAGATTCCGTACGCAAAACTGATCGTCGACATCGTGGTATTAGTCGCAGTAGCAAGCTGCCTGAACTCGGCTATCTATACCGCTTCCCGGATGCTCTTCTCCTTGGCCAAGCGTGGTGATGCACCTCAGGGCTTAAAGATTACGACCGTTTCAAACGTCCCGCGTAAAGCCGTTCTGGCCAGTACGGCTATTGGCTTCCTCACCACTGCGATCAACTACTTCGCACCAGAGAGTGTCTTTGCATTCCTGCTGGCGACCTCGGGCGCCGTTGCGTTGCTGGTGTATCTGGTTATTGCGGTGTCGCAGCTGCGCATGCGCAAGCAATTGATCGCAAGCGGCCACGAGCTCGGCTTCAAAATGTGGCTTTATCCGTGGCTGACCTGGTTGGTGATCATCTTCATCACCGGTGCCCTGGCATTGATGCTGACACTTCCAAAGCACACGGGTGAGGTGGCTTCTACCGCTGTGCTCGCTCTAGTGATCGTCGCAACGGGTATTTACACCAAGCGCCGCTCCAAGCCTGTCAGCTGGTCGCGGGACGCCGTTGCAACCGAGCGGTGA